A single genomic interval of Sander lucioperca isolate FBNREF2018 chromosome 9, SLUC_FBN_1.2, whole genome shotgun sequence harbors:
- the alg3 gene encoding dol-P-Man:Man(5)GlcNAc(2)-PP-Dol alpha-1,3-mannosyltransferase, protein MKTLRDDVQRRTTLSASFRSVSIHAAKMAGGVRKKSPGSPSPLWGKLHTLWQDKHLVLFKTEYTLLVVSVLWFLEIGINVWVIQKVAYTEIDWKAYMDEVEGVINGTYDYTELKGDTGPLVYPAGFVYIFTALYYITSRGVNIRLAQYLFAVFYLITLLLVFRIYNRTKKVPPYVFFFVCCASYRIHSIFVLRLFNDPVAMMLLFAAVNLFMDGYWTLGCGLYSLAVSVKMNVLLFAPGLLFLLLSEFGLIRTIPKLSLCAGIQLLMGLPFLLENPMGYISRAFDLGRQFMFKWTVNWRFLPEWFFLNRYFHLLLLAAHLLTLLLFALRRWKRPGESIFELLKEPSKRKTPAQKNTVDQMVLILFTSNFIGMCFSRSLHYQFYVWYFHTLPYLLWSGGVKKLAHLLRVLILGLVELSWNTYPSTNSSSAALHVCHLIILLCLWLAPPLPSAPAETQEHTTVKDKSQ, encoded by the exons ATGAAAACATTGCGTGATGACGTACAACGGCGCACGACATTGTCGGCCTCTTTCCGCTCTGTCAGTATACACGCAGCAAAGATGGCAGGAGGTGTGCGGAAAAAGTCTCCTGGTTCCCCGTCCCCACTGTGGGGGAAACTTCACACACTGTGGCAGGACAAACATTTGGTCCTGTTCAAGACGGAATACACGTTACTGGTCGTTTCAGTTTTGTGGTTCCTGGAGATCGGGATCAATGTGTGGGTCATACAGAAAGTAGCAT ACACTGAGATAGACTGGAAAGCTTACATGGATGAAGTAGAGGGAGTCATCAATGGTACCTACGACTACACCGAGCTTAAAGGAGACACCGGCCCCTTGGT GTACCCGGCTGGCTTTGTCTACATCTTTACAGCTCTCTACTACATCACCAGCCGTGGGGTGAACATCCGTCTGGCCCAGtacctttttgctgttttttacCTCATCACGCTGCTGCTCGTCTTCAGGATTTACAACCGCACTAAGAAG GTTCCTCCCTATGTGTTCTTCTTTGTGTGCTGTGCTTCTTATCGGATCCACTCCATCTTTGTGTTGCGTCTCTTTAATGATCCAGTGGCCATGATGCTGCTGTTTGCAGCTGTCAACCTCTTCATGGATGGATACTGGACTCTGGGCTGCGGCCTTTACAG TTTAGCAGTGTCTGTGAAAATGAATGTGCTCCTTTTTGCTCCGGGACTACTTTTCCTCCTCCTGTCTGAGTTTGGTCTAATCAGGACAATCCCCAAACTTTCTCTGTGTGCGGGCATACAG CTTTTGATGGGTCTGCCTTTCCTCCTGGAGAATCCCATGGGTTATATAAGCCGGGCGTTTGATCTTGGCCGCCAGTTTATGTTTAAGTGGACGGTCAACTGGCGCTTCCTGCCAGAATGGTTCTTCTTGAATCGGTACTTCCACTTACTCCTGCTGGCTGCCCACCTGCTCACCCTGCTGCTCTTTGCTCTCCGCCGTTGGAAGAG GCCAGGAGAAAGCATCTTTGAACTCCTCAAAGAGCCAAGCAAGAGGAAAACCCCTGCTCAGAAAAACACTGTTGATC AGATGGTGCTGATTCTCTTCACCTCTAACTTCATTGGCATGTGCTTCAGTCGTTCGTTGCACTACCAGTTCTACGTCTGGTACTTCCACACGCTGCCTTACCTGCTCTGGAGTGGAGGAGTCAAGAAGCTGGCCCACCTGCTCAG GGTCCTGATCCTGGGTCTGGTCGAGCTTTCATGGAACACCTACCCTTCTACTAACAGCAGCTCAGCCGCCCTCCACGTCTGTCACCTCATCATCCTCCTGTGTCTGTGGCTGGCTCCACCGCTGCCTTCAGCCCCAGCAGAAACACAAGAACACACAACCGTCAAGGACAAAAGCCAGTGA
- the vwa5b2 gene encoding von Willebrand factor A domain-containing protein 5B1 isoform X2, with protein sequence MVGLRNCSTWEPLLLKASCIKSCANGCSLGITAHLTYANADIESVEGVFVYPLGEKEVVVGFEAVIAGRLMGVQIQSRGKLKDCCLDCCPGSCLQGHCGNGREWGCCGSSSLDMQCTNGHLILDEDLERSTFIVGTGVIGPMDIVSVIISTTLELPTLENGAIRIVYPTLLTPIVTGQMTPSKSENGGKSEETGPTSCFGATSGKQDRALDSEQQCAHAIFTNPAANLAPYELNFQLLVRGACLLAGLESPTHALRADADPSAQSASATYITLAQEHPYDRHIEIILHLSEPHSPLVILERGRLSFSQYEQQICSRRDFIRYTRKDSEPERKLEFVRKRHHKDILSSPVLMLNFCPNLLREPLELHKATRELLFLVDRSGSMSGANIHRVKDAMVVALKSLPSGTVLNIVGFGTTIKPLFTSSKLCTDVTLMQAYEYVQRMRADMRGTNLLGALSWMYQQPMQRSYPRQVFIITDGSISNVAKVLELVRRNTCAGRCFGLGLGPRACRRLLQGVAKLTGGTTEFLDDEERLQPKLIKSLKKAFEPVLTDVRIDWYLPENMEAFLSPNEIPPLYPGNRLIGYCTLYDMTNLKAKKTESQGRGYKGVHRGSTGSVFGQSNDELSPPPASELMPVVTCADGTDLEKALREISREISSEFSCARNTDLGTSPDVELDWSSDVMRRIQERSYIQEQYVLTRCSLSSEWSLQTQSHSHVHTSSNSDSAGGVFLPDPHSTGLVLDTGSLPQGLEKMATPEQRSSLSRWADSAWQRNLSVEAPDNRAEKSGRLDGGEESHRRHKSLAHSTMAARSFSSPQGELEMHRLRRALERVSFDQTLGGRLDESDGETKPPSGSTLSRRSLTDSNGLLFPASPLDWDSFTDPEYLFTAVAPEDPPPGQCRSLIHGLLSGRPVSWEVTVDLGHLWTPDGQETPGVEGCGGGGKGGGEEGKGKGPWEEIIHQLTARSVIRDFEKMAEKESDIGHGSAKRYRMKAIQTSKHCNIICMYTAFTTTDSNPNKGLPDSTEIQNTGFHLGNKRSSQSGSRRQRAYSVGLGRRRTSRDSEEIEETWNSTGIGGSAYSATAPAITGASCTRSQRSIESKSMESFFGARSPLGRLRSSISSGKQVPLKSHCLSAENEKQPETEAPDYLPLVRLQLASGAFLLTEIYSDCVQIPLDRLKRASPYSLHRRSLSPPFRCTYPSAPSLSTSTKPPGATSSHHVTFSPSSCSLAKPTAPPFHHTPDDTPLMLEPRRRHLSDRDPATSPPDLPSSEEGSLELSVGPSQSQIPGQADSGRGSETDVCEGSSIEPADLQGSSQLAQEDLEGTSWATAVALAWLEHRCAGYFMEWELMAAKADFWLRGQELPEGVDLAGLKGAARQLFLLLRHWDENIKLNMLCYNPNNM encoded by the exons ATGGTGGGACTGAGAAACTGCTCTACATGGGAACCATTGCTACTCAAGGCCTCCTGCATCAAGTCCTGTGCCAACGGCTGCTCCCTGGGCATCACTGCACACCTTACCTACGCTAATGCTGACATAGAGTCTGTAGAAG gtgtgtttgtgtacccTCTCGGGGAAAAGGAGGTTGTGGTGGGCTTTGAGGCAGTGATTGCAGGTCGGTTGATGGGGGTCCAGATCCAGAGCCGAGGGAAGCTGAAGGACTGCTGTTTGGATTGCTGCCCTGGATCTTGTCTTCAAGGCCACTGTGGGAATGGCCGGGAGTGGGGCTGCTGTGGGAGCTCCAGCCTCGACATGCAATGCACCAACG GACATCTCATCCTGGATGAAGACCTTGAAAGATCCACCTTCATTGTGGGTACAGGCGTCATTGGCCCAATGGACATAGTGTCCGTTATCATAAGCACCACACTAGAACTCCCCACATTAGAAAATGGAGCAATCCGCATCGTCTACCCCACATTGCTTACTCCGATCGTCACTGGCCAGATGACTCCAAGCAAGAGTGAAAATGGGGGGAAATCTGAAGAAACTGG ACCAACCAGCTGTTTCGGTGCCACCTCAGGAAAACAAGACCGGGCCCTAGACTCGGAGCAGCAGTGTGCCCATGCCATCTTCACCAATCCAGCTGCCAACCTGGCACCTTATGAACTCAACTTTCAGCTTTTGGTCAGAGGGGCCTGCCTACTGGCCG GACTGGAGAGCCCCACTCACGCTCTCAGGGCAGATGCAGACCCCAGTGCCCAAAGTGCCTCTGCAACCTACATCACCCTGGCACAGGAGCATCCATATGACAGACACATAGAGATCATTCTGCACCTCAGTG AACCTCACAGCCCATTGGTCATATTAGAGAGAGGCAGGCTGTCATTTAGCCAGTATGAACAGCAGATCTGTTCCCGCCGTGATTTCATTCGCTACACTCGAAAAGATTCAGAACCTGAGAGGAAG CTGGAGTTTGTGAGGAAGCGACACCACAAGGACATTCTGAGCAGCCCCGTCTTGATGCTCAATTTCTGTCCGAACTTGCTGCGAGAACCTCTGGAGCTGCACAAAGCCACCAGAGAACTGCTGTTCCTTGTCGATCGCAGTGGCAGCATGAGTGGTGCAAACATCCATCGAGTGAAG GATGCCATGGTGGTTGCATTGAAGAGTCTCCCTTCTGGCACAGTGCTCAACATTGTGGGCTTCGGCACCACCATCAAGCCTCTGTTCACCTCCAGCAAGCTCTGCACTGAT GTCACTCTGATGCAGGCATACGAGTACGTCCAGAGGATGAGAGCCGACATGCGAGGCACCAACCTTTTGGGGGCGCTGTCCTGGATGTACCAGCAGCCCATGCAACGTTCATATCCTCGCCAGGTCTTCATCATCACAGATGGATCCATCAGCAATGTGGCTAAAGTGCTGGAGCTGGTCCGCAGAAACACATGCGCTGGCAG ATGCTTTGGCCTGGGCCTTGGTCCCCGAGCCTGCAGGAGACTCCTGCAGGGCGTTGCCAAACTGACAGGAGGGACTACAGAGTTCTTGGATGATGAAGAGAGACTCCAGCCCAAG TTAATAAAGTCTCTGAAAAAGGCCTTTGAACCTGTGCTGACTGACGTACGGATTGACTGGTATCTGCCAGAAAACATGGAGGCTTTTCTATCACCCAATGAAATCCCTCCGCTCTACCCTGGAAATCGTCTAATTGGATATTGCACTCTATACGATATGACGAATCTCAAAGCAAAAAAGACAGAG TCTCAAGGACGGGGCTATAAAGGTGTACATCGTGGCTCCACGGGTTCAGTTTTTGGACAATCAAATGATGAGCTTTCACCTCCCCCTGCGTCCGAGTTAATGCCTGTGGTGACGTGTGCAGATGGCACTGACTTGGAGAAGGCACTGAGGGAGATTTCCAGAGAAATCTCCTCTGAGTTCTCCTGTGCCAGAAACACAGATCTCGGAACCAGCCCAG ATGTGGAGCTAGACTGGTCCAGTGATGTGATGAGGAGGATCCAGGAGAGATCTTATATCCAGGAGCAGTATGTCCTTACTCGCTGCTCCCTCAGTAGTGAGTGGAGTCTACAAACACAGTCCCACTCACACGTACACACCTCGTCCAACTCTGACTCTGCAGGCGGGGTCTTTCTGCCCGACCCTCACTCCACTGGTTTAGTGCTGGATACAGGGTCTCTGCCCCAAGGTCTTGAAAAGATGGCCACTCCAGAACAGAGATCATCACTGTCTCGCTGGGCAGACTCTGCATGGCAGCGAAACCTCTCAGTGGAAGCCCCTGATAATCGGGCAGAAAAG AGTGGGCGTCTGGATGGAGGTGAGGAGTCTCATAGGAGGCACAAATCACTGGCCCACTCAACCATGGCAGCAAGGAGTTTCTCGTCACCCCAGGGTGAGCTGGAGATGCATCGCCTGAGGAGAGCTCTGGAAAGGGTCTCCTTCGACCAAACGCTGGGAGGGAGGCTGGACGAAAGCGATGGGGAGACAAAGCCCCCATCAGGAAGCACACTGTCCCGCAGAAGCCTTACTGACTCCA ATGGACTCCTGTTCCCCGCCTCCCCTCTGGACTGGGACAGCTTCACAGACCCAGAGTACCTCTTTACTGCTGTTGCACCAGAGGACCCTCCACCAGGTCAGTGCCGTTCGCTCATTCACGGCCTGCTGAGCGGCAGACCTGTGTCCTGGGAGGTCACTGTGGACCTGGGGCACCTCTGGACCCCTGACGGCCAAGAGACACCAGGAGTTGAGGGATGTGGAGGAGGAGGtaaaggaggaggggaggaaggaaaaggaaagggaCCGTGGGAGGAGATCATTCACCAACTGACTGCTCGCTCAGTTATCAGGGACTTTGAGAAAAtggcagagaaggagagcgacATTGGACATG GTTCAGCTAAGCGATACCGCATGAAGGCTATCCAGACCAGTAAGCATTGTAACATCATCTGCATGTACACAGCCTTCACTACCACTGATAGCAACCCCAACAAAGGCTTGCCAGACAGCACGGAGATCCAAAACACAG ggttcCATTTGGGGAACAAGCGGAGTTCCCAGTCAGGTAGTCGCAGACAGAGGGCGTATTCTGTTGGTTTGGGCAGACGGCGCACCAGCAGAGACAGTGAAGAGATCGAGGAGACCTGGAACTCTACAG GTATAGGGGGCAGTGCATACTCTGCTACAGCCCCAGCAATAACAGGCGCCTCATGCACTCGTTCACAGCGTTCTATAGAgagcaagtcaatggagagctTCTTTGGCGCCAG ATCTCCACTGGGCAGACTCAGGTCCTCTATTTCATCAGGAAAACAGGTTCCTCTCAAGTCccactgtctgtctgcagaAAATGAGAAACAACCTGAAACGGAAGCTCCAGACTACCTGCCCCTG GTGCGTCTGCAACTGGCATCAGGAGCTTTTCTTCTGACAGAGATCTACTCTGACTGTGTCCAGATCCCCCTGGACCGCCTGAAGAGGGCTTCACCCTACAGCCTCCACCGCCGCAGCCTCAGCCCACCCTTCCGCTGCACATATCCCAGTGCTCCATCTTTATCCACCTCTACCAAGCCTCCCGGTGCTACCAGTAGCCACCATGTTACCTTTTCTCCTTCTTCCTGCTCCCTCGCCAAACCAACCGCTCCTCCCTTCCACCACACTCCAGACGACACTCCCCTGATGCTGGAACCACGTCGAAGACACCTGTCTGACCGAGACCCTGCCACCTCGCCCCCTGACCTCCCCAGCTCTGAGGAGGGCTCCCTGGAGTTATCTGTCGGCCCCTCTCAGAGCCAGATCCCCGGCCAGGCAGACAGTGGTCGTGGATCAGAGACAGATGTATGTGAAGGCTCTTCAATAGAGCCAGCTGACCTCCAGGGAAGCAGCCAGTTGGCTCAAGAGGACCTGGAGGGCACTAGCTGGGCCACAGCTGTGGCTCTAGCCTGGCTCGAGCACCGCTGTGCCGGCTACTTCATGGAGTGGGAGCTGATGGCAGCAAAAGCAGACTTCTGGCTGCGCGGTCAGGAGCTGCCCGAGGGAGTGGACCTGGCAGGGCTGAAGGGAGCGGCCAGACAGCTGTTCCTGCTGCTGCGCCACTGGGACGAGAACATCAAGCTCAACATGCTGTGCTATAACCCCAATAATATGTGA
- the mul1a gene encoding LOW QUALITY PROTEIN: mitochondrial ubiquitin ligase activator of nfkb 1-A (The sequence of the model RefSeq protein was modified relative to this genomic sequence to represent the inferred CDS: inserted 2 bases in 1 codon) produces MSCAVVRHHAMFSSPRHVDNTVQQPSMSTXESILFSDRSAVTGDSERMDGFPVKMTEAVCLGASLTLSGICYYLYRKSRTTLDKLDDAPHFTIDGKLKDILKVTPGACLQYAVIEGAVHPVGEPLTSPFQKDFVGVLQKFMLREHRLVWNGLSRTWTDSERVLHQRVNAVPFVLVGSNETAVKVLCPLQASGVHMETTHEKFHQVNYGLGDIIGQYLSGEKLKGQLETEEMLKVSF; encoded by the exons ATGTCGTGCGCCGTTGTACGTCATCACGCAATGTTTTCATCACCACGTCACGTGGACAACACTGTTCAACAACCGAGTATGTCAAC TGAGAGCATTCTTTTCTCtgacag GTCTGCAGTGACAGGAGACTCAGAGAGAATGGATGGATTTCCTGTGAAGATGACAGAGGCAGTGTGTCTTGGGGCCAGCCTTACCCTCTCAGGCATCTGCTACTATCTCTATAGGAAGAGCCGGACAACACTAGATAAACTGGAT GATGCTCCACACTTCACCATAGATGGAAAACTCAAAGACATTTTGAAAGTTACTCCAGGAGCGTGTCTACAGTATGCTGTCATTGAAG gtgCTGTGCACCCAGTAGGCGAGCCTCTGACAAGTCCCTTCCAAAAAGACTTTGTCGGGGTGTTGCAGAAATTCATGTTGAGAGAACACAGGCTGGTGTGGAATGGGCTTTCACGCACTTG GACGGACAGTGAACGAGTCTTGCACCAAAGAGTGAATGCAGTGCCCTTTGTGTTAGTGGGATCAAATGAGACCGCAGTCAAAGTCCTGTGCCCTCTGCAGGCCTCTGGAGTGCACATGGAGACTACCCATGAGAAGTTCCACCAGGTCAACTACGGCTTGGGTGACATCATAGGACAATACCTCAGTGGGGAGAAGCTTAAAGGGCAACTGGAGACCGAGGAAATGCTCAAAGTCAGTTTTTAG
- the vwa5b2 gene encoding von Willebrand factor A domain-containing protein 5B1 isoform X1, translated as MVGLRNCSTWEPLLLKASCIKSCANGCSLGITAHLTYANADIESVEGVFVYPLGEKEVVVGFEAVIAGRLMGVQIQSRGKLKDCCLDCCPGSCLQGHCGNGREWGCCGSSSLDMQCTNGHLILDEDLERSTFIVGTGVIGPMDIVSVIISTTLELPTLENGAIRIVYPTLLTPIVTGQMTPSKSENGGKSEETGPTSCFGATSGKQDRALDSEQQCAHAIFTNPAANLAPYELNFQLLVRGACLLAGLESPTHALRADADPSAQSASATYITLAQEHPYDRHIEIILHLSEPHSPLVILERGRLSFSQYEQQICSRRDFIRYTRKDSEPERKLEFVRKRHHKDILSSPVLMLNFCPNLLREPLELHKATRELLFLVDRSGSMSGANIHRVKDAMVVALKSLPSGTVLNIVGFGTTIKPLFTSSKLCTDVTLMQAYEYVQRMRADMRGTNLLGALSWMYQQPMQRSYPRQVFIITDGSISNVAKVLELVRRNTCAGRCFGLGLGPRACRRLLQGVAKLTGGTTEFLDDEERLQPKLIKSLKKAFEPVLTDVRIDWYLPENMEAFLSPNEIPPLYPGNRLIGYCTLYDMTNLKAKKTESQGRGYKGVHRGSTGSVFGQSNDELSPPPASELMPVVTCADGTDLEKALREISREISSEFSCARNTDLGTSPDVELDWSSDVMRRIQERSYIQEQYVLTRCSLSSEWSLQTQSHSHVHTSSNSDSAGGVFLPDPHSTGLVLDTGSLPQGLEKMATPEQRSSLSRWADSAWQRNLSVEAPDNRAEKSGRLDGGEESHRRHKSLAHSTMAARSFSSPQGELEMHRLRRALERVSFDQTLGGRLDESDGETKPPSGSTLSRRSLTDSNGLLFPASPLDWDSFTDPEYLFTAVAPEDPPPGQCRSLIHGLLSGRPVSWEVTVDLGHLWTPDGQETPGVEGCGGGGKGGGEEGKGKGPWEEIIHQLTARSVIRDFEKMAEKESDIGHGSAKRYRMKAIQTSKHCNIICMYTAFTTTDSNPNKGLPDSTEIQNTGFHLGNKRSSQSGSRRQRAYSVGLGRRRTSRDSEEIEETWNSTDRDDTPASPCSLTSWDSSIGGSAYSATAPAITGASCTRSQRSIESKSMESFFGARSPLGRLRSSISSGKQVPLKSHCLSAENEKQPETEAPDYLPLVRLQLASGAFLLTEIYSDCVQIPLDRLKRASPYSLHRRSLSPPFRCTYPSAPSLSTSTKPPGATSSHHVTFSPSSCSLAKPTAPPFHHTPDDTPLMLEPRRRHLSDRDPATSPPDLPSSEEGSLELSVGPSQSQIPGQADSGRGSETDVCEGSSIEPADLQGSSQLAQEDLEGTSWATAVALAWLEHRCAGYFMEWELMAAKADFWLRGQELPEGVDLAGLKGAARQLFLLLRHWDENIKLNMLCYNPNNM; from the exons ATGGTGGGACTGAGAAACTGCTCTACATGGGAACCATTGCTACTCAAGGCCTCCTGCATCAAGTCCTGTGCCAACGGCTGCTCCCTGGGCATCACTGCACACCTTACCTACGCTAATGCTGACATAGAGTCTGTAGAAG gtgtgtttgtgtacccTCTCGGGGAAAAGGAGGTTGTGGTGGGCTTTGAGGCAGTGATTGCAGGTCGGTTGATGGGGGTCCAGATCCAGAGCCGAGGGAAGCTGAAGGACTGCTGTTTGGATTGCTGCCCTGGATCTTGTCTTCAAGGCCACTGTGGGAATGGCCGGGAGTGGGGCTGCTGTGGGAGCTCCAGCCTCGACATGCAATGCACCAACG GACATCTCATCCTGGATGAAGACCTTGAAAGATCCACCTTCATTGTGGGTACAGGCGTCATTGGCCCAATGGACATAGTGTCCGTTATCATAAGCACCACACTAGAACTCCCCACATTAGAAAATGGAGCAATCCGCATCGTCTACCCCACATTGCTTACTCCGATCGTCACTGGCCAGATGACTCCAAGCAAGAGTGAAAATGGGGGGAAATCTGAAGAAACTGG ACCAACCAGCTGTTTCGGTGCCACCTCAGGAAAACAAGACCGGGCCCTAGACTCGGAGCAGCAGTGTGCCCATGCCATCTTCACCAATCCAGCTGCCAACCTGGCACCTTATGAACTCAACTTTCAGCTTTTGGTCAGAGGGGCCTGCCTACTGGCCG GACTGGAGAGCCCCACTCACGCTCTCAGGGCAGATGCAGACCCCAGTGCCCAAAGTGCCTCTGCAACCTACATCACCCTGGCACAGGAGCATCCATATGACAGACACATAGAGATCATTCTGCACCTCAGTG AACCTCACAGCCCATTGGTCATATTAGAGAGAGGCAGGCTGTCATTTAGCCAGTATGAACAGCAGATCTGTTCCCGCCGTGATTTCATTCGCTACACTCGAAAAGATTCAGAACCTGAGAGGAAG CTGGAGTTTGTGAGGAAGCGACACCACAAGGACATTCTGAGCAGCCCCGTCTTGATGCTCAATTTCTGTCCGAACTTGCTGCGAGAACCTCTGGAGCTGCACAAAGCCACCAGAGAACTGCTGTTCCTTGTCGATCGCAGTGGCAGCATGAGTGGTGCAAACATCCATCGAGTGAAG GATGCCATGGTGGTTGCATTGAAGAGTCTCCCTTCTGGCACAGTGCTCAACATTGTGGGCTTCGGCACCACCATCAAGCCTCTGTTCACCTCCAGCAAGCTCTGCACTGAT GTCACTCTGATGCAGGCATACGAGTACGTCCAGAGGATGAGAGCCGACATGCGAGGCACCAACCTTTTGGGGGCGCTGTCCTGGATGTACCAGCAGCCCATGCAACGTTCATATCCTCGCCAGGTCTTCATCATCACAGATGGATCCATCAGCAATGTGGCTAAAGTGCTGGAGCTGGTCCGCAGAAACACATGCGCTGGCAG ATGCTTTGGCCTGGGCCTTGGTCCCCGAGCCTGCAGGAGACTCCTGCAGGGCGTTGCCAAACTGACAGGAGGGACTACAGAGTTCTTGGATGATGAAGAGAGACTCCAGCCCAAG TTAATAAAGTCTCTGAAAAAGGCCTTTGAACCTGTGCTGACTGACGTACGGATTGACTGGTATCTGCCAGAAAACATGGAGGCTTTTCTATCACCCAATGAAATCCCTCCGCTCTACCCTGGAAATCGTCTAATTGGATATTGCACTCTATACGATATGACGAATCTCAAAGCAAAAAAGACAGAG TCTCAAGGACGGGGCTATAAAGGTGTACATCGTGGCTCCACGGGTTCAGTTTTTGGACAATCAAATGATGAGCTTTCACCTCCCCCTGCGTCCGAGTTAATGCCTGTGGTGACGTGTGCAGATGGCACTGACTTGGAGAAGGCACTGAGGGAGATTTCCAGAGAAATCTCCTCTGAGTTCTCCTGTGCCAGAAACACAGATCTCGGAACCAGCCCAG ATGTGGAGCTAGACTGGTCCAGTGATGTGATGAGGAGGATCCAGGAGAGATCTTATATCCAGGAGCAGTATGTCCTTACTCGCTGCTCCCTCAGTAGTGAGTGGAGTCTACAAACACAGTCCCACTCACACGTACACACCTCGTCCAACTCTGACTCTGCAGGCGGGGTCTTTCTGCCCGACCCTCACTCCACTGGTTTAGTGCTGGATACAGGGTCTCTGCCCCAAGGTCTTGAAAAGATGGCCACTCCAGAACAGAGATCATCACTGTCTCGCTGGGCAGACTCTGCATGGCAGCGAAACCTCTCAGTGGAAGCCCCTGATAATCGGGCAGAAAAG AGTGGGCGTCTGGATGGAGGTGAGGAGTCTCATAGGAGGCACAAATCACTGGCCCACTCAACCATGGCAGCAAGGAGTTTCTCGTCACCCCAGGGTGAGCTGGAGATGCATCGCCTGAGGAGAGCTCTGGAAAGGGTCTCCTTCGACCAAACGCTGGGAGGGAGGCTGGACGAAAGCGATGGGGAGACAAAGCCCCCATCAGGAAGCACACTGTCCCGCAGAAGCCTTACTGACTCCA ATGGACTCCTGTTCCCCGCCTCCCCTCTGGACTGGGACAGCTTCACAGACCCAGAGTACCTCTTTACTGCTGTTGCACCAGAGGACCCTCCACCAGGTCAGTGCCGTTCGCTCATTCACGGCCTGCTGAGCGGCAGACCTGTGTCCTGGGAGGTCACTGTGGACCTGGGGCACCTCTGGACCCCTGACGGCCAAGAGACACCAGGAGTTGAGGGATGTGGAGGAGGAGGtaaaggaggaggggaggaaggaaaaggaaagggaCCGTGGGAGGAGATCATTCACCAACTGACTGCTCGCTCAGTTATCAGGGACTTTGAGAAAAtggcagagaaggagagcgacATTGGACATG GTTCAGCTAAGCGATACCGCATGAAGGCTATCCAGACCAGTAAGCATTGTAACATCATCTGCATGTACACAGCCTTCACTACCACTGATAGCAACCCCAACAAAGGCTTGCCAGACAGCACGGAGATCCAAAACACAG ggttcCATTTGGGGAACAAGCGGAGTTCCCAGTCAGGTAGTCGCAGACAGAGGGCGTATTCTGTTGGTTTGGGCAGACGGCGCACCAGCAGAGACAGTGAAGAGATCGAGGAGACCTGGAACTCTACAG ACAGAGATGACACCCCTGCCTCACCCTGTAGCCTTACATCCTGGGACTCTA GTATAGGGGGCAGTGCATACTCTGCTACAGCCCCAGCAATAACAGGCGCCTCATGCACTCGTTCACAGCGTTCTATAGAgagcaagtcaatggagagctTCTTTGGCGCCAG ATCTCCACTGGGCAGACTCAGGTCCTCTATTTCATCAGGAAAACAGGTTCCTCTCAAGTCccactgtctgtctgcagaAAATGAGAAACAACCTGAAACGGAAGCTCCAGACTACCTGCCCCTG GTGCGTCTGCAACTGGCATCAGGAGCTTTTCTTCTGACAGAGATCTACTCTGACTGTGTCCAGATCCCCCTGGACCGCCTGAAGAGGGCTTCACCCTACAGCCTCCACCGCCGCAGCCTCAGCCCACCCTTCCGCTGCACATATCCCAGTGCTCCATCTTTATCCACCTCTACCAAGCCTCCCGGTGCTACCAGTAGCCACCATGTTACCTTTTCTCCTTCTTCCTGCTCCCTCGCCAAACCAACCGCTCCTCCCTTCCACCACACTCCAGACGACACTCCCCTGATGCTGGAACCACGTCGAAGACACCTGTCTGACCGAGACCCTGCCACCTCGCCCCCTGACCTCCCCAGCTCTGAGGAGGGCTCCCTGGAGTTATCTGTCGGCCCCTCTCAGAGCCAGATCCCCGGCCAGGCAGACAGTGGTCGTGGATCAGAGACAGATGTATGTGAAGGCTCTTCAATAGAGCCAGCTGACCTCCAGGGAAGCAGCCAGTTGGCTCAAGAGGACCTGGAGGGCACTAGCTGGGCCACAGCTGTGGCTCTAGCCTGGCTCGAGCACCGCTGTGCCGGCTACTTCATGGAGTGGGAGCTGATGGCAGCAAAAGCAGACTTCTGGCTGCGCGGTCAGGAGCTGCCCGAGGGAGTGGACCTGGCAGGGCTGAAGGGAGCGGCCAGACAGCTGTTCCTGCTGCTGCGCCACTGGGACGAGAACATCAAGCTCAACATGCTGTGCTATAACCCCAATAATATGTGA